One region of Terriglobia bacterium genomic DNA includes:
- a CDS encoding DinB family protein, with amino-acid sequence MATLDRFAAVLTAANERLRMLSPAEAASRLQPGAWSKKEELGHLVDSAINNYARIIRVQMENAPALPSYQQDAWVERQNYDDRDWRELIALWSALNEHMLAAAARIPSAALARTCTIAGSQPMTLEFVIEDYVDHMIHHLEHIGLALSQFRRPESAYA; translated from the coding sequence ATGGCTACGCTCGACCGTTTCGCTGCTGTCCTTACCGCCGCAAACGAACGGTTGCGTATGCTTTCGCCCGCCGAGGCCGCTTCCCGTCTCCAGCCCGGCGCGTGGTCGAAAAAGGAAGAGCTTGGCCACCTGGTCGATTCCGCCATCAACAATTACGCCCGCATCATTCGCGTGCAAATGGAAAACGCACCCGCGCTGCCGAGTTATCAGCAGGACGCCTGGGTCGAGCGCCAGAACTATGACGATCGCGATTGGCGGGAATTGATTGCGCTTTGGTCAGCGTTGAATGAGCACATGCTGGCAGCCGCGGCGAGAATTCCATCCGCCGCGCTGGCGCGCACCTGCACCATCGCCGGCAGCCAACCCATGACACTGGAATTCGTGATCGAGGATTATGTGGACCACATGATCCATCACCTGGAGCACATCGGCCTGGCGCTCAGCCAATTCCGCCGCCCCGAATCCGCCTACGCGTGA
- a CDS encoding BON domain-containing protein, with translation MYRTTKFAALLLAASMALGGLALADTGRDAEIQARLAAQLEKKAEFKDVQPSVADGIVTLQGTVDSYQHKLDAEKKARKQDHVAGVRDLVTVAGPEVSDAALRDKLAKKLAYDRVGFGNVFNLLTVDVSNGVATVGGEVHEPVDRDSAISEVVNTAGVKGVVENIKVAPASFFDDELRIRVARAIYRDPSLSRYGWDPQAPIRIVVDHGHVGLYGVVSSEFDRIVAGIRANEVAGSFSVENHLLTAKSVDR, from the coding sequence ATGTACCGCACAACGAAATTTGCAGCGCTGCTGCTGGCTGCCTCGATGGCCCTGGGCGGGCTCGCCCTGGCCGACACCGGCCGCGACGCCGAAATCCAGGCCCGCCTGGCCGCGCAGTTGGAGAAGAAGGCTGAGTTCAAGGACGTCCAACCCTCGGTTGCAGACGGCATCGTCACCCTCCAGGGCACGGTGGACTCCTACCAGCACAAGCTCGACGCCGAAAAGAAGGCGCGCAAGCAGGACCACGTTGCCGGCGTGCGCGACCTGGTCACGGTCGCGGGGCCGGAAGTCTCCGACGCCGCGCTGCGCGACAAGCTGGCGAAGAAGCTGGCCTATGACCGCGTCGGCTTCGGCAACGTCTTCAATCTGCTGACCGTGGACGTCAGCAACGGCGTGGCCACCGTCGGCGGCGAAGTGCACGAGCCGGTGGACCGCGACTCGGCGATCAGCGAGGTCGTCAATACCGCGGGCGTGAAGGGCGTGGTGGAGAACATCAAGGTTGCTCCCGCGTCGTTCTTCGACGACGAGCTGCGCATCCGCGTGGCGCGCGCCATTTACCGCGATCCGTCGCTGAGCCGCTACGGCTGGGATCCGCAGGCGCCCATCCGCATCGTGGTGGACCACGGCCATGTCGGCTTGTACGGCGTGGTCAGCTCGGAGTTCGACCGCATCGTGGCCGGAATCCGCGCCAACGAGGTGGCTGGATCGTTCTCGGTGGAGAATCATCTGCTGACAGCGAAAAGCGTAGATCGCTGA
- the dcm gene encoding DNA (cytosine-5-)-methyltransferase — protein sequence MNWIRSERKRRNLSQAKLAKLLNLQQYVLSQWELGKDSPSDDQREEIHRVLSALDVRVTNGDTSLFRKKRFTRAAGSKPLRKQPSAVLVWKKAETGRGRMDARPKAIALFAGCGGMSLGLESGGLDVVGYVEVDAAARRIYELNFPATECLGKNVRDITDAEVLGWKAKFGEITILAGGPPCQGFSLAGKRDTHDPRNELFKYFAKIARVLNPAAVILENVRLMTSMRDKSGNPMPDPMSVAFEEAGYSVRFKPLNAQDFGVPQFRERVFFVGIRKDLSIEPSFPRPTHGIARGGSLFMDDLKPHVTFRDATHDLEKLESGEVSSEDPLHFAVRHPEHVIRMLREVPEGKSAHENQDPQLRPTSGYNTTYKRLKWDEPSSTIGTNFSMISGCRNVHPEQTRSMTIREALRCQTFPDTFAFRGTFGEIRTAIGNAVPPKLAQAIGEHVLSILGPSLSFIPPGQACRNNQLQG from the coding sequence ATGAACTGGATTCGGTCAGAGCGCAAGCGCAGAAACCTCAGTCAAGCGAAACTCGCGAAACTGCTTAACCTCCAACAGTACGTCCTTTCGCAATGGGAACTCGGCAAGGACAGCCCATCTGACGACCAGCGCGAGGAAATTCATCGCGTACTGTCAGCTTTGGATGTGCGGGTGACAAATGGTGACACGTCGCTTTTTCGGAAAAAACGATTCACGAGAGCTGCGGGAAGCAAGCCGCTGCGCAAGCAGCCGAGCGCCGTGCTTGTTTGGAAGAAAGCAGAAACAGGTCGCGGGCGTATGGATGCTCGCCCCAAGGCGATTGCGCTTTTTGCAGGTTGTGGCGGGATGTCGCTTGGATTGGAATCAGGAGGTCTCGATGTCGTGGGGTATGTTGAAGTGGACGCCGCCGCTCGAAGGATTTATGAGCTAAATTTCCCGGCTACGGAATGTTTGGGAAAGAACGTCCGGGACATCACGGACGCAGAGGTCCTGGGGTGGAAGGCCAAGTTCGGAGAAATTACCATCTTGGCGGGAGGGCCGCCTTGTCAAGGGTTTAGTCTGGCAGGAAAGCGTGACACCCACGATCCACGCAATGAATTATTCAAGTACTTCGCGAAAATCGCTCGGGTCCTGAACCCCGCAGCTGTAATTCTGGAAAATGTGCGGCTAATGACGTCCATGCGAGATAAATCGGGTAACCCAATGCCGGATCCGATGTCGGTTGCATTTGAAGAAGCTGGGTACAGTGTTCGATTCAAGCCTCTGAATGCTCAGGATTTTGGAGTGCCGCAGTTTCGGGAGCGTGTTTTCTTTGTTGGAATACGCAAGGACTTAAGCATTGAGCCGTCATTTCCGCGGCCTACTCACGGTATTGCCCGGGGTGGGTCTTTGTTCATGGACGACTTGAAACCCCATGTCACGTTTCGCGACGCGACGCACGACCTTGAAAAGCTGGAGTCAGGAGAGGTCTCTTCGGAAGATCCGCTTCACTTCGCAGTTAGGCACCCAGAACATGTAATCCGAATGCTCCGGGAGGTGCCCGAAGGCAAAAGCGCTCACGAGAATCAAGACCCGCAACTCAGACCGACTTCTGGCTACAACACTACTTACAAGAGATTGAAGTGGGATGAGCCGAGCTCAACAATTGGCACAAACTTCAGCATGATTTCGGGGTGCCGGAACGTGCATCCGGAGCAGACGCGATCTATGACGATTCGAGAGGCACTTCGGTGTCAGACATTCCCCGACACCTTCGCTTTTCGCGGTACTTTCGGCGAGATTCGCACCGCGATTGGCAATGCGGTTCCGCCAAAGCTGGCTCAAGCCATTGGCGAGCATGTGCTGTCTATTTTAGGGCCGTCACTCTCGTTCATTCCGCCGGGTCAAGCTTGTAGAAATAACCAGCTTCAAGGTTGA
- a CDS encoding very short patch repair endonuclease: MRRDFLSKAERSAVMGKIRSGNNTEFLFFELLHKKKLRFKKHYSLVPGRPDAALPRLRIAIFLDGDFWHGRNFELWKDRLNSYWRDKILRNVQRDQRQRRHLRRMGWSVLRIWTGDLLRRPECCVAKIVRSMRRRKSILR; the protein is encoded by the coding sequence ATGCGGCGCGATTTCTTGTCAAAGGCGGAACGCAGCGCAGTAATGGGAAAAATTCGTTCCGGCAACAACACGGAGTTTCTCTTTTTTGAATTGCTGCACAAGAAGAAGTTGCGATTCAAGAAGCACTATTCTTTGGTCCCTGGTCGTCCTGACGCTGCACTGCCACGTTTGAGAATTGCGATTTTCTTAGATGGCGATTTTTGGCATGGTCGCAACTTCGAGCTTTGGAAAGACCGCCTCAACAGTTATTGGCGCGACAAGATACTGCGCAATGTACAGAGGGACCAGCGACAGCGCCGCCACCTACGCCGAATGGGATGGAGCGTCCTCCGAATCTGGACGGGCGACTTGCTTCGCCGCCCGGAATGCTGCGTTGCAAAGATCGTTAGGTCGATGAGGCGACGGAAATCGATACTTCGCTGA
- a CDS encoding cyclic pyranopterin phosphate synthase MoaA, with amino-acid sequence MRAVHGEVRFIEYMDVGGASRWSPDRVVSRREMLEGLTRRYGPVTPIVHESSAPAEQFTLSDGTVFGIIASTTEPFCRPCDRSRLTADGMWYL; translated from the coding sequence ATGCGGGCGGTGCACGGCGAAGTACGGTTCATCGAGTACATGGACGTCGGCGGCGCCAGCCGCTGGTCGCCCGACCGCGTCGTGTCGCGGCGCGAGATGCTCGAAGGGCTGACCCGACGCTACGGACCAGTCACGCCAATTGTCCACGAGAGTTCCGCGCCGGCCGAGCAGTTCACGCTGAGCGACGGCACGGTGTTCGGCATCATCGCGTCGACGACCGAGCCGTTCTGCCGCCCGTGCGACCGCAGTCGCCTGACCGCCGACGGCATGTGGTACCT
- a CDS encoding magnesium chelatase, with the protein MNLPRTLGQLRNSQFTQPRLNRRRVKDELRENLIARLRQGEAMFPGIVGYDDTVVPQIVNAILSRHNFILLGLRGQAKSRILRALTSLLDPHMPYVAGCEIHDNPYEPICRRCRELIAAQGEETPVAWLAPEQRYVEKLATPDVTIADLIGDIDPIKAAKSGHELSSELTVHYGLLPRANRGIFAINELPDLAGKIQVGLFNIMQEGDVQIKGYPIRLPLDVALVFSANPEDYTARGKIITPLKDRIGSEIRTHYPATVEEGITITTQEAWAQRDGYKLHLPKYVREVIERIAFVAREDKKIDKRSGVSQRLPITCMENVISNAERRAILHGEETVVPRIGDIYAAMPAITGKLELEYEGEVKGADNVGRELIRTAIANTYDQYFHGANVQQIVQWFDLGGNIKIQDGTPAVKVLEEVKGIQGLLEQLGAVGVKPRDPAEVQVSAAEFLLEGLYAHKRIGRSEERLFTAGEKQPRRAEASGMRGEEPPFRSRRPFN; encoded by the coding sequence ATGAATCTTCCCCGGACGCTCGGACAGCTCCGCAACTCGCAGTTTACCCAACCCCGCCTGAACCGCCGCCGCGTGAAAGACGAACTGCGCGAGAACCTGATTGCGCGCCTGCGGCAGGGCGAGGCGATGTTTCCCGGCATCGTGGGCTACGACGACACGGTGGTGCCGCAGATCGTGAACGCGATTCTTTCGCGTCACAACTTCATCCTGCTCGGGCTGCGCGGGCAAGCGAAGAGCCGGATCTTGCGGGCGCTCACTTCCCTGCTCGACCCGCACATGCCGTATGTGGCCGGGTGCGAGATCCACGACAACCCTTACGAGCCGATCTGCCGGCGCTGCCGCGAGTTGATCGCCGCCCAGGGCGAAGAAACACCGGTGGCTTGGCTGGCGCCCGAGCAACGGTACGTGGAGAAGCTGGCAACGCCGGATGTGACCATCGCGGACCTGATCGGCGACATTGATCCCATCAAGGCGGCCAAGAGCGGGCACGAACTCTCGAGCGAGCTGACGGTGCACTACGGGCTGCTGCCGAGGGCGAACCGCGGCATCTTTGCGATCAACGAATTGCCCGATCTGGCGGGAAAAATTCAGGTCGGGTTGTTCAACATCATGCAGGAAGGCGACGTGCAGATTAAGGGCTACCCCATCCGCCTGCCGCTGGATGTCGCGCTGGTTTTCAGCGCCAATCCGGAGGATTACACGGCGCGCGGGAAAATCATTACCCCGCTGAAAGACCGCATTGGGTCGGAGATTCGCACCCACTACCCGGCGACGGTGGAGGAAGGAATCACGATCACAACGCAGGAGGCATGGGCGCAGCGCGACGGTTACAAGCTGCACCTGCCGAAATACGTGCGCGAGGTGATCGAGCGGATTGCGTTCGTGGCGCGCGAGGACAAGAAGATCGACAAGCGCAGCGGAGTCAGCCAGCGGCTGCCGATTACGTGCATGGAAAACGTGATCTCCAACGCCGAGCGGCGCGCGATTCTGCACGGCGAGGAAACCGTGGTGCCGCGCATCGGCGACATTTACGCCGCCATGCCGGCCATCACCGGCAAACTGGAGCTGGAGTACGAGGGCGAGGTCAAGGGAGCGGACAACGTGGGACGGGAGCTGATCCGCACCGCCATCGCCAACACCTACGACCAGTATTTCCACGGCGCCAACGTGCAGCAGATCGTGCAGTGGTTCGATCTCGGCGGGAACATCAAGATCCAGGACGGAACGCCGGCGGTCAAGGTGCTGGAAGAGGTCAAAGGCATCCAGGGACTGCTGGAACAACTGGGCGCGGTGGGCGTCAAGCCGCGCGATCCGGCGGAAGTGCAGGTTTCGGCGGCGGAATTCCTGCTGGAAGGCCTGTACGCGCACAAGCGCATTGGGCGCAGCGAGGAGCGGTTGTTTACCGCCGGCGAAAAGCAGCCGCGTCGGGCGGAGGCGAGCGGCATGCGGGGAGAAGAGCCGCCGTTCCGGAGCAGAAGGCCGTTTAATTAG
- a CDS encoding VWA domain-containing protein gives MKRVTYTKYVPDPAGEMSMEDLLSALSDYLLQSGFQDSYGFMEMRDPEKTLDELRRAIEDALMNSGMMDELQEQLQLMQMEGKLDELIEKLIERMQQEDFISIEQPQDPSKQSSVGGQVGQNQSQTKFEITDKSLDFLGYRTLRDLLGSLGKSSFGRHDTRDLATGVEASGAAKTYEFGDTLNLDITATLSSAIQREGAQVPLNLEYSDLQVHQCEYQSSCATVLMLDCSHSMILYGEDRFTPAKKVAMALSHLIRTQYPGDSLSLILFHDSAEEVPLSQLARVKVGPYYTNTREGLRLAQRLLARQRKDMKQIVMITDGKPSALTMEDGRIYKNAFGLDPLVVSQTLEEVSKCKRAGILINTFMLASDYGLVQFVQKVTEMCRGKAYFTTPYTLGQYLLMDYMSRKTKTIH, from the coding sequence ATGAAGCGCGTCACCTACACCAAATACGTGCCCGATCCGGCGGGCGAGATGAGCATGGAGGACTTGCTCAGCGCGCTCTCCGATTACCTGCTGCAAAGCGGGTTTCAGGATTCCTACGGGTTCATGGAAATGCGCGACCCGGAGAAGACGCTGGACGAGCTGCGCCGCGCCATCGAGGACGCGCTGATGAACAGCGGGATGATGGATGAACTCCAGGAACAGCTCCAGCTGATGCAGATGGAAGGCAAGCTGGATGAGCTGATCGAGAAGCTGATCGAGCGCATGCAGCAGGAGGATTTCATCTCCATCGAGCAGCCACAGGACCCGTCGAAGCAGTCGTCGGTGGGCGGACAGGTGGGGCAGAACCAGTCGCAGACGAAATTCGAGATCACCGACAAGAGCCTGGACTTTCTCGGCTACCGCACCTTGCGCGACCTGCTGGGGTCGCTGGGGAAATCGAGCTTCGGGCGGCACGATACGCGCGACCTGGCCACCGGCGTGGAAGCCAGCGGCGCGGCCAAGACCTACGAATTCGGCGACACGCTGAACCTGGACATCACGGCGACGCTGTCGTCGGCCATCCAGCGCGAGGGCGCGCAGGTGCCGCTGAACCTGGAATACAGCGACCTGCAGGTGCACCAGTGCGAGTACCAGTCGTCGTGCGCGACGGTGCTGATGCTGGACTGCTCGCACTCCATGATCCTGTACGGCGAGGACCGATTCACGCCGGCGAAGAAGGTGGCGATGGCGCTGTCGCACCTGATCCGGACGCAGTATCCGGGCGATTCGCTGTCGCTGATCCTGTTCCACGATTCGGCGGAGGAAGTGCCGCTGTCGCAACTGGCGCGGGTGAAGGTGGGGCCGTACTACACCAACACGCGCGAGGGGCTGCGGCTGGCGCAGCGGCTGCTGGCGCGGCAGCGCAAGGACATGAAGCAGATCGTGATGATCACCGACGGCAAGCCTTCGGCGCTAACTATGGAAGATGGACGCATCTACAAGAACGCGTTTGGACTGGATCCGCTGGTGGTGAGCCAGACGCTGGAGGAAGTTTCCAAGTGCAAGCGCGCCGGGATCCTGATCAACACCTTCATGCTCGCCAGCGATTACGGCCTGGTGCAGTTTGTGCAGAAGGTGACGGAGATGTGCCGCGGCAAGGCGTATTTCACCACGCCGTACACGCTGGGGCAGTACCTGCTGATGGATTACATGTCGCGAAAGACCAAGACCATTCATTAA
- a CDS encoding CDGSH iron-sulfur domain-containing protein, with product MADVKITIRKNGPYRVEAPPGSVEMVDADGNPYDLSTRMKEGKLAFSLCRCGASTQKPFCDGTHAKIGFQAAEVAVKPAEGGANPPALSGPKG from the coding sequence ATGGCTGATGTGAAGATTACGATCCGCAAGAACGGCCCGTACCGAGTTGAAGCCCCTCCAGGTTCTGTCGAAATGGTTGATGCCGACGGCAACCCGTATGATCTCAGCACCAGGATGAAGGAAGGCAAGCTGGCTTTCTCGCTGTGTCGCTGTGGCGCCAGCACGCAAAAGCCTTTCTGCGACGGCACCCACGCCAAGATCGGGTTCCAGGCCGCCGAGGTTGCAGTGAAACCGGCCGAGGGCGGTGCGAATCCTCCGGCCCTCAGCGGGCCAAAAGGCTGA
- a CDS encoding sigma-54 dependent transcriptional regulator, with protein MDVLAGPREIPGANLLNLLVVDDERAVREGCRDAAQTAGFNTFVADSAEHAYKVLDTQNIDIVLLDLKLPGASGLEALRTVKSRRPNAVVVIITGYATVSSAVQAMKMGAFDYISKPFTLDELRIMLERSMDELKLTTEKRVLRERLRSKHGFGSIIGRSPEMEKLYRIIAKAAQSTHPVLIMGESGTGKELVARCIHYSGPYHDKPFIPVDCGSLVPTLIESELFGYVRGAFTGAIRAKEGLLAIASGGTVFLDEIGELTVDLQAKLLRAIQEKEIRPVGSTKRVNINVRILAATNRNLEAAVADGTFRRDLYFRLNVLSLKIPPLRDRKQDIPLLAEHFLERMSRNTGSQRALSEESLQVMMGYDWPGNVRELENCLERACALSSGPTIQTADLPSPIQNANHPMLTESTDGGKIVPIADLEREAILRTIDQLKGDKLLAARLLGIGKTTLYRKLKEYATED; from the coding sequence ATGGATGTACTGGCCGGGCCGCGTGAGATTCCCGGCGCCAACCTGCTCAACCTGCTGGTGGTGGACGACGAACGCGCCGTTCGCGAAGGCTGCCGCGACGCGGCGCAAACCGCCGGTTTCAACACCTTCGTCGCCGATAGCGCGGAGCACGCCTACAAGGTGCTCGACACCCAGAACATTGACATCGTTCTCCTCGATCTCAAGCTGCCCGGCGCCAGCGGCCTGGAAGCGTTGCGCACCGTGAAAAGCCGGCGTCCGAATGCGGTGGTGGTCATCATCACCGGCTATGCCACCGTCTCCTCCGCCGTCCAGGCAATGAAAATGGGCGCCTTCGACTACATCAGCAAGCCGTTCACCCTCGACGAATTGCGCATCATGCTGGAGCGCTCGATGGACGAGCTCAAGCTGACTACCGAAAAGCGTGTCCTGCGCGAGCGCCTGCGCTCCAAGCATGGCTTTGGCTCCATCATCGGCCGTTCCCCCGAGATGGAGAAGCTGTACCGCATCATCGCCAAGGCGGCGCAGAGCACTCATCCGGTGCTGATCATGGGGGAGAGCGGGACCGGGAAGGAGCTGGTGGCGCGCTGCATTCACTACTCCGGGCCCTATCACGACAAGCCCTTCATCCCGGTGGACTGCGGCTCGCTGGTCCCGACGCTGATCGAAAGCGAGCTCTTCGGCTACGTGCGCGGGGCCTTCACCGGCGCGATTCGCGCCAAGGAAGGACTACTGGCCATCGCCAGCGGCGGCACCGTCTTTCTCGACGAGATCGGTGAATTGACGGTGGACTTGCAGGCCAAGTTGCTGCGCGCCATCCAGGAGAAGGAAATCCGTCCGGTGGGCAGCACCAAGCGCGTGAACATCAACGTCCGCATCCTGGCCGCCACCAATCGCAATCTCGAGGCGGCCGTCGCCGACGGCACCTTCCGCCGCGATCTTTACTTCCGCCTCAACGTGCTCAGCCTGAAAATTCCTCCCCTGCGCGACCGCAAGCAGGACATCCCCCTGCTGGCCGAGCACTTCCTGGAACGGATGTCGCGCAACACCGGTTCGCAGCGCGCCCTCAGCGAGGAGTCGCTGCAGGTGATGATGGGTTACGATTGGCCCGGCAACGTGCGCGAGTTGGAGAACTGCCTGGAGCGCGCCTGTGCCCTGAGTTCCGGCCCCACCATCCAGACCGCCGACTTGCCTTCGCCCATCCAGAACGCCAACCATCCCATGCTGACGGAGTCCACCGATGGAGGCAAGATCGTCCCCATCGCCGACCTGGAAAGGGAAGCGATCCTGCGCACCATCGACCAGCTCAAGGGTGACAAGCTGCTGGCGGCGCGTCTGCTGGGGATCGGCAAGACCACTCTGTATCGCAAGCTGAAGGAGTACGCCACGGAAGACTGA
- a CDS encoding YncE family protein: MFTRLIGRIGLLALCGVALLALAAPPAPQYKVMKHIALGGDGGWDYLAVDSAARRVYVSRSTRMMVVDADSGKLLAEIPDTPGVHGIALAPELNKGFISAGRANNVVVVDLKTLKATGTVAAGENPDAILYEPGTKRVFAFNGRSKNVTVIDAASLQVLATIPVSGKPEFAAYDGHKHVFVNIEDKGTVAVMDAKAMKVTSEWPMAPCEAPTGLAMDRKKGRLFAGCSGNKVMAVMDAKHGKLLASVPIGAGCDGTEFDASAGLAFAANGRDGTVTVVGETAPGKFEAVQTVATKVSGRTIALDEKTHQLFIPAAKLQPPAAPGQRPTMEPGSFELVVVGK; encoded by the coding sequence ATGTTCACTCGCCTGATTGGCCGGATTGGGTTGCTGGCGTTGTGCGGAGTTGCGCTGCTGGCGCTGGCCGCGCCTCCGGCGCCGCAGTACAAAGTGATGAAGCACATCGCGCTCGGCGGTGATGGAGGTTGGGACTACCTCGCGGTGGACAGCGCGGCGCGCCGCGTGTACGTGTCGCGCTCGACGCGCATGATGGTGGTGGACGCGGACTCCGGCAAACTGCTGGCCGAAATTCCCGACACGCCGGGCGTGCACGGAATCGCGCTGGCGCCGGAGTTGAACAAGGGATTCATCAGCGCGGGACGCGCCAACAATGTCGTCGTCGTTGACTTGAAGACGCTGAAGGCGACGGGCACGGTGGCGGCGGGCGAAAATCCGGATGCCATTCTGTACGAGCCCGGAACCAAGCGCGTCTTCGCCTTCAACGGGCGCAGCAAGAACGTGACCGTGATTGACGCCGCTTCGCTGCAGGTGCTGGCGACCATCCCGGTTTCGGGCAAACCGGAATTCGCGGCGTACGACGGCCACAAGCACGTTTTCGTCAACATCGAGGACAAGGGAACCGTGGCGGTGATGGATGCCAAGGCGATGAAGGTCACCAGCGAATGGCCGATGGCGCCGTGCGAGGCGCCGACGGGCCTGGCGATGGATCGCAAGAAGGGACGGCTGTTTGCCGGATGCTCGGGCAACAAAGTGATGGCCGTGATGGACGCAAAGCATGGGAAGCTGCTGGCGTCGGTGCCGATCGGCGCCGGCTGCGATGGGACGGAATTTGACGCGTCGGCCGGGCTTGCGTTTGCCGCCAATGGCCGCGACGGAACGGTGACGGTGGTCGGGGAAACCGCGCCGGGAAAGTTCGAGGCGGTCCAGACCGTGGCGACCAAGGTGAGCGGGCGGACGATTGCGCTCGACGAGAAAACGCACCAGCTCTTTATTCCCGCGGCGAAGCTGCAGCCGCCGGCGGCGCCGGGCCAGCGTCCGACGATGGAGCCGGGCAGCTTTGAGCTGGTGGTGGTGGGAAAGTGA
- a CDS encoding response regulator — protein MLDPDLFQLGPNLIGHTMSRSVSRSAASVPHSTGTQFLEAAANECPHGLMIEQAGRVVYANPAYAQLAGFHGAASVLGKCMTELSVSARGSNANGAGNGGPPEFARTRMEFRRGRHTLAWHVVRDVTELKRLEQRLRESEKMEALGRLVGGVAHDFNNILTAITLYADLLLERTQRRREAEEIHLAAQRGTAIVRQLLAFARQQPLAPRLISLRAIITSMRGMLEPLLGENIELITRFDCDHDTVRVDPAQMQQVILNLVMNARDAMAHGGQIRIATGAGTLNARSVQRHPGLHAGNYVILTVSDNGRGMDEEVRAHLFEPFFTTKRTGQGVGLGMAMIYGIVTQSGGAVSVASKPGMGTRVTIHLPRRASPAGSTKGRSQSAGTPSGTETILLVEDDHAVRSSMAHLLAESGYHVLQARGGEQAIRLARAHRGEIDLLISDIVMPGMSGNDVAVHLQKLHTETKVLFISGYPVQARVAAAGAKLLYKPFSRAQLAEKVREVLDHRPAAAAAASARSARGRELS, from the coding sequence ATGCTTGACCCTGATCTGTTCCAACTTGGGCCCAACCTGATTGGGCACACCATGTCCCGTTCCGTTTCGAGATCGGCGGCCTCGGTTCCCCACTCGACGGGCACCCAGTTCCTGGAAGCCGCTGCCAACGAATGCCCCCATGGCCTGATGATCGAGCAAGCTGGACGCGTGGTCTACGCCAACCCCGCCTATGCCCAACTGGCCGGCTTCCACGGCGCCGCGTCGGTGCTGGGCAAATGCATGACCGAGCTTTCGGTTTCCGCGCGCGGAAGCAACGCCAACGGCGCCGGCAACGGCGGCCCGCCGGAATTTGCCCGTACCCGCATGGAATTTCGCCGTGGCCGCCACACGCTCGCCTGGCACGTGGTGCGCGACGTGACCGAGCTCAAGCGCCTGGAGCAGCGCCTGCGCGAATCGGAAAAGATGGAAGCCCTCGGCCGGCTGGTGGGCGGCGTGGCCCATGACTTCAACAACATCTTGACCGCCATCACCCTGTACGCCGACCTGTTGCTGGAACGCACCCAGCGCCGCCGCGAAGCCGAGGAGATCCACCTGGCGGCGCAGCGCGGCACGGCGATCGTGCGCCAGTTGCTGGCCTTCGCGCGCCAGCAGCCCCTGGCGCCGCGGCTGATTTCACTGCGGGCCATCATCACTTCCATGCGCGGCATGCTGGAGCCGCTGTTGGGCGAAAACATCGAGCTGATTACCCGCTTTGATTGCGACCACGACACGGTGCGGGTCGATCCTGCGCAGATGCAGCAAGTGATTCTCAACCTGGTGATGAACGCTCGCGACGCCATGGCCCATGGCGGCCAGATACGCATCGCAACCGGCGCCGGCACTTTGAACGCGCGCTCGGTGCAGCGCCATCCCGGACTGCACGCCGGCAACTACGTCATTCTTACCGTCAGCGACAACGGTCGCGGCATGGATGAGGAGGTTCGCGCGCATCTCTTCGAGCCGTTTTTCACCACCAAGCGGACCGGCCAGGGCGTCGGGCTGGGCATGGCGATGATCTACGGCATCGTGACCCAAAGCGGCGGCGCGGTGTCGGTGGCCAGCAAACCCGGCATGGGCACCCGCGTCACCATCCACTTGCCTCGCCGTGCCTCGCCCGCCGGTTCCACCAAAGGCCGCTCGCAATCCGCCGGCACTCCGAGCGGAACCGAAACCATCCTGCTGGTGGAAGACGACCACGCCGTGCGCTCCTCCATGGCCCATCTGCTCGCCGAATCCGGTTATCACGTGCTGCAGGCACGCGGCGGCGAGCAGGCGATCCGCCTCGCTCGCGCCCACCGCGGCGAGATTGACCTGCTGATCAGCGACATCGTGATGCCGGGCATGAGCGGCAATGACGTCGCGGTCCACCTGCAAAAGTTGCACACCGAAACCAAGGTCCTGTTCATCTCCGGGTATCCGGTCCAGGCCCGCGTGGCCGCGGCCGGCGCCAAGCTGTTATACAAGCCCTTCTCGCGCGCTCAGCTCGCGGAGAAGGTCCGCGAAGTCCTCGATCATCGCCCGGCGGCTGCGGCCGCTGCGTCTGCGCGCTCAGCGCGCGGGAGGGAACTGTCATGA
- a CDS encoding helix-turn-helix domain-containing protein has protein sequence MHTRQLLIKFGKRVREVRQDKHLSQEKLAELAGFDRTYISLVERGLRNISLINLVRLAAALRVSPSALVRGLVWH, from the coding sequence GTGCACACCCGACAGCTCCTCATCAAGTTTGGAAAACGCGTTCGAGAGGTGCGCCAGGACAAGCACCTATCTCAGGAGAAGCTCGCCGAATTGGCGGGTTTTGATCGCACCTATATCAGCCTCGTAGAACGCGGTCTTCGAAACATCTCCCTCATTAACCTAGTGCGCCTCGCTGCCGCGCTACGGGTAAGTCCGTCTGCGCTTGTACGGGGGTTGGTATGGCACTGA